In the genome of Chloroflexota bacterium, the window AGCAACATCTCAGTCTTCGACGTGAGCTCTGGAACGCCGTCGAGCGGTGCCAACGTCGCGCTCCCGAGCGGAGCGTCCGGACCCGTGAGCCTCGCGGTGAACCCCTCGGGCACCCGACTCTTTGTCGCGAACTCGTCCAACAACTTGACGATGTTCGACATCACGAGCGGGACGCCGACCGGCGGCGCGAACGTCGCTCTGCCTAGCGGCGCGACGGAGCCGCAATCGCTCGTGGTGAATCGTGCGGGCACGCGCCTGTACGTGACGAACTTCTCCAGCGACAACGTCTCGTCGTTCGACATCACGTCCGGCACGCCATCGGGCGGCGTCAACGTGGCGCTACCCTCGGGCGCGCTGCGCCCGGAGGGCGCCGCGATCAGGTAGCGGCGGGATGCCGGCGCGTTCCGCGACCCAAACCCCGCTGTAGCAAGGACCCGCGGGAAGCTCTGTGACGTACCTGTGAGCCGCTTGCCCAGCGATTCACGCGCAGCGTACGGTACGATGCCGGGCGTTATTCACGGTCACCTGGCCAGCCGGGTGGTCCGACCAACGTAATCGGGAGGAGTCCGGTGGAAGCCTACTGTGTGAAGTGCCGCCAGAAGCGAACCATGAACGACGTCCAGCAGGTTGTGTTGAAGAACGGGCGACCCGCGTCGAAGGGCGTGTGCGGGGTCTGCAAGACCGGCATGTTCAAGATCGGGAGCACCAAGTAGCGCACTACATCTTCAAGAGCTTCTTGGCATTGCCGTGGAGGATCTTGGCCTTATCTTCGGCCGAGATCTG includes:
- a CDS encoding DUF5679 domain-containing protein — encoded protein: MEAYCVKCRQKRTMNDVQQVVLKNGRPASKGVCGVCKTGMFKIGSTK